Proteins encoded together in one Streptomyces umbrinus window:
- a CDS encoding protein kinase domain-containing protein — MSHELVDGRFRIGQVIGKGNMGEVHRAEDLQAAEGTPERKVAVKTILRRRTGTQIDTSADPKAAQRFAREVRIMRRLQHPNLTRLVAGGVAESNSNLPYLAMELLDGETLRDLISEEPQLPVSWAAAIGAQVADGLAAAHTAGIVHRDLKPANVMLTQGGTVKVLDFGMGRIVDDPDEARLTSTGVSVGTARYMAPEQFEAKQVTQAADLYALGCVLYEMLVGVPPFTSESPYELARKHVGEVPTPVAVIRSAVPVELSRLVDRLLSKDPAERPADAVAVRDALLPLVSADEDSSQLPHWSALDPTRPLRDALTPASAAPTPQPTPVTAASGTAMDVFGVHEKLIADYRLFTEGGTVIRDDRIAGFVEDDLDNKSQWPNPWLSLNPFFQSGGTVVELAGKKVLHDECARIFQAKKTEGGTVPDGRPLTLHQHQREAIDAAGSGASYVLTTGTGSGKSLGYIVPIVNKVLDERDAEGPNARKRVRAIIVYPMNALANSQLKELEKYLRDGYGAGREPVTFARYTGQEDDEKRREIRKNPPDILLTNYVMLELMLTRPDDRASLIRMARGLEFLVFDELHTYRGRQGADVALLIRRVREACQAQNLQCIGTSATMSTEGTVEDQKKVVAGVASTLFGTEVRSEHVIGETLVRATRETPDTVPAERLNSPAAPRAYDDLVRDPLARWIETRFGLATDDDTGRLVRRRPTKIEVAAKELHEQSGVDEEQCAAAIRATLEAGSQALHPVTERPLFAFRLHQFLSKGDTVYVTLEDKLSRHLTRSYQLEQPGSGGKLLMPLAFCRECGQEYLTVWRTEKDGDVRYEARRDTSATGGRQGDGYLYVDHERGWPANIQYAVDDRRLPESWLELDDKGQEVVKKSYRDRVPRAVTVDPLGHEGQGELQAAFIPSPFLFCLHCGVAYEQTRGRDFAKLATLDQEGRSSATSLISASVVRSLKSVPAEALDKEARKLLTFVDNRQDASLQAGHFNDFVQITQLRGALHRAALDAGENGLHHEELASAVTTALAIDPVDYTGESDLPPSLARNAASTLRDVIAFRLYLDLERGWRITMPNLEQTGLLEIDYDDLDWVAAKQDRWAGTHEALRDADPALRAEIMRALLNEMRRSLAIDVSYFRDDSFDSLQRASEERLVDPWVLSPTDKPRVGTAYPHPSRPGMDRSGLFLSARAKFGKYLGRADRSFKELEQADLQLVIKELLEVLAKAGLVKEVEVAPQRAGRYRRPTTPTAVGYRVAAQSLVWRAGKGETGTHDPLTRTYQSGDGPRVNTFFRKLYKDAAGALSGLFAREHTAQVAPAEREKREEAFRKAELKLLYCSPTMELGVDISSLNAVMMRNVPPTPANYAQRSGRAGRSGQPALVTTYCATGNSHDQYYFRRSERMVAGSVAPPRLDLANEDLVLSHLQGIWIAEAGLKLGRSIPEVLDVSYPDTGERPNPALELLSEIQAASHDKNAQRRTIDSALRVLGPLLPDFVETTWWHDDWIQDKVRTVPERFDDAFGRWRQLFRAALDDQYIQNRRRLDYSLTEGDRIRANSRRREAETQLNLLMNESVDSKSVLSDFNPYRYLASEGFLPGYSFPRLPLAAYIPTVGRRRGDGDYLQRPRFLAIREFGPGALIYHEGARYQVTRIQLPPDSSGDLATSEARRCAQCGYHHDPEERQDRCEMCNEPLGSATYGLLHLHTVYTTRRERISSDEEERRRAGFKLETSYRFHDHGIRKGRLNATIADTSGGQLATIAYGDSATVRITNTGRVRAKNDEPAGYWLDLADGRWMNDKDASDASGDSSELPVIDADGNERRRKKRVIPYVEDRRNILVVTLDEPLQEPVALSLMYALERGIEAAFELEDVELSSELLPPDDGPRGRILFTEAAEGGAGVLRRLQAEEDALAKAARYALSICHFGPDGKDKGDEEHRPGRACALGCYECLLTYGNQLNHALINRHSVKDLLVRLASAKARRESRGESRSEQYRRLLDQSPAESTPVEASAAELAAQGDFLGWAKARGLRLPDEPGAFLTEANATPDYVYRLPGVNVAVFVDSQTKEQDAFRDEDAEERLFNARWDVVRFPEGADWEAIATANVHYFGSPAAG; from the coding sequence GTGAGCCACGAGCTGGTCGACGGCAGATTCCGTATCGGGCAGGTGATCGGCAAGGGCAACATGGGAGAGGTCCACCGGGCCGAGGACCTCCAGGCCGCCGAGGGCACCCCCGAGCGGAAGGTCGCCGTCAAGACCATCCTGCGCCGCCGTACGGGCACCCAGATCGACACGAGCGCCGACCCCAAGGCCGCGCAGCGCTTCGCCCGCGAGGTGCGCATCATGCGCCGGCTCCAACACCCGAACCTCACGCGCCTCGTCGCCGGTGGCGTGGCCGAGAGCAACAGCAACCTGCCCTACCTCGCCATGGAGCTCCTGGACGGCGAGACGCTGCGCGACCTCATCTCGGAAGAGCCCCAGCTCCCGGTGTCATGGGCCGCTGCGATCGGTGCCCAGGTCGCCGACGGCCTCGCCGCCGCCCACACCGCGGGCATCGTCCACCGCGATCTGAAGCCCGCCAACGTCATGCTCACCCAGGGCGGCACCGTCAAGGTCCTCGACTTCGGCATGGGTCGCATCGTCGACGACCCCGACGAGGCCCGGCTCACGAGCACGGGCGTCAGCGTCGGGACCGCTCGTTACATGGCCCCCGAGCAGTTCGAGGCCAAGCAGGTCACGCAGGCCGCCGATCTGTATGCGCTGGGTTGTGTGTTGTACGAGATGCTCGTGGGCGTACCGCCGTTCACGAGTGAATCGCCGTACGAACTCGCCCGCAAGCACGTCGGTGAGGTTCCGACGCCGGTCGCCGTGATCCGCAGTGCTGTCCCCGTGGAGCTCTCCCGACTGGTCGACCGGCTGCTCTCCAAGGACCCTGCGGAACGCCCAGCGGACGCGGTGGCGGTCCGTGACGCGCTGTTGCCGCTGGTCTCCGCGGACGAGGACTCTTCGCAGTTGCCGCACTGGAGCGCGCTGGACCCGACCCGGCCCCTGCGCGACGCCCTCACGCCGGCCTCTGCCGCGCCCACTCCGCAGCCCACGCCGGTGACCGCCGCCTCCGGCACAGCGATGGACGTCTTCGGTGTGCACGAAAAGCTGATCGCCGACTACCGCTTGTTCACCGAGGGCGGCACCGTCATCCGTGACGACCGCATCGCCGGATTCGTCGAGGACGACCTCGACAACAAGTCCCAGTGGCCGAACCCATGGCTGTCGCTCAACCCGTTCTTCCAGAGCGGGGGCACCGTGGTCGAGCTGGCCGGGAAGAAGGTGTTGCACGACGAGTGCGCCCGCATCTTCCAGGCGAAGAAAACAGAGGGCGGCACGGTCCCCGACGGCCGCCCGCTGACCCTCCATCAGCACCAGCGGGAGGCCATCGACGCGGCGGGGTCCGGTGCGTCATACGTACTGACGACCGGTACCGGCTCCGGCAAGTCACTCGGCTACATCGTCCCGATCGTGAACAAGGTGCTGGACGAGCGGGACGCAGAGGGGCCGAACGCCCGGAAGCGAGTACGCGCAATCATCGTGTATCCGATGAACGCGCTCGCCAACAGCCAGCTCAAGGAGCTGGAGAAGTATCTGCGCGACGGCTACGGCGCGGGCCGTGAACCGGTCACCTTCGCCCGCTACACCGGCCAGGAGGATGACGAGAAGCGCAGGGAGATCCGTAAGAACCCGCCGGACATCCTGCTCACCAACTACGTGATGCTCGAACTGATGCTGACCCGCCCGGACGACCGGGCCAGCCTCATCCGCATGGCGCGGGGCCTGGAGTTCCTCGTCTTCGACGAGCTACACACCTACCGCGGCCGCCAGGGCGCCGACGTGGCCCTGCTGATCCGCCGGGTCCGCGAGGCCTGCCAGGCACAGAACCTGCAGTGCATCGGTACATCGGCCACCATGTCTACGGAGGGCACGGTGGAGGACCAGAAGAAGGTCGTCGCCGGCGTGGCGAGCACTCTGTTCGGTACGGAGGTCCGGTCGGAGCACGTCATCGGCGAGACCCTGGTCCGCGCGACCCGCGAGACGCCCGACACCGTCCCCGCCGAACGCCTCAACTCCCCCGCTGCTCCACGCGCGTACGACGATCTCGTGCGTGACCCCCTGGCCCGTTGGATCGAGACACGCTTCGGCCTGGCCACGGACGATGACACGGGGCGTCTGGTTCGCCGACGGCCGACCAAGATCGAAGTCGCGGCGAAGGAGCTGCACGAGCAGTCAGGCGTCGACGAGGAACAGTGCGCAGCCGCGATCCGCGCCACTCTGGAGGCAGGTTCGCAGGCGCTGCATCCCGTGACCGAGCGACCGCTGTTCGCGTTCCGGCTACACCAGTTCCTCTCCAAGGGTGACACCGTGTACGTCACCCTGGAGGACAAGCTCTCCCGCCACCTCACTCGCTCCTACCAGCTCGAACAGCCGGGCAGCGGCGGCAAGTTGCTGATGCCCCTGGCGTTCTGCCGGGAGTGCGGGCAGGAGTACCTGACGGTGTGGCGCACCGAGAAGGACGGCGACGTCCGGTACGAGGCGCGCCGGGACACCTCCGCGACAGGCGGGCGGCAGGGCGACGGCTATCTGTACGTCGACCACGAGCGGGGCTGGCCGGCCAATATCCAGTACGCGGTGGACGACCGCCGACTGCCCGAGTCCTGGCTGGAGTTGGACGACAAGGGCCAGGAGGTCGTGAAGAAGTCGTACCGCGACCGGGTGCCGCGTGCCGTCACCGTCGACCCGCTCGGCCACGAGGGCCAGGGCGAGCTCCAGGCAGCGTTCATCCCGTCCCCGTTCCTGTTCTGCCTGCACTGCGGGGTGGCGTACGAGCAGACTCGCGGCCGGGACTTCGCGAAGCTGGCGACGCTCGACCAGGAAGGCCGGTCCTCCGCGACCTCGCTGATCTCGGCCTCGGTCGTTCGTTCACTGAAGTCCGTGCCGGCGGAAGCCCTGGACAAGGAGGCGCGCAAGCTCCTCACCTTCGTCGACAACCGGCAGGACGCATCGCTCCAGGCAGGTCATTTCAACGACTTCGTCCAGATCACCCAGCTGCGCGGCGCGCTGCACCGGGCGGCGCTGGACGCGGGCGAGAACGGCCTCCATCACGAGGAGCTTGCCTCCGCCGTGACGACCGCGCTCGCCATCGATCCGGTGGACTACACCGGCGAGAGCGACCTGCCGCCCTCGCTCGCCCGTAATGCCGCAAGCACGCTCCGCGATGTGATCGCGTTCCGGCTCTATCTGGATCTGGAGCGCGGCTGGCGCATCACCATGCCGAACCTGGAGCAGACGGGCCTCTTGGAGATCGACTACGACGACCTGGACTGGGTTGCCGCGAAGCAGGACCGGTGGGCGGGCACGCACGAGGCCCTGCGCGACGCCGATCCGGCGCTGCGGGCCGAGATCATGAGGGCGCTGCTGAACGAGATGCGCCGCTCGCTCGCCATCGACGTGTCGTACTTCCGCGACGACTCCTTCGACTCGCTGCAGCGGGCGAGCGAGGAACGGCTGGTGGACCCGTGGGTGCTGTCCCCCACCGACAAGCCTCGGGTCGGCACCGCCTACCCCCACCCGTCCCGTCCGGGGATGGACCGCTCGGGCCTGTTCCTGTCCGCGCGTGCCAAGTTCGGCAAGTACCTGGGACGCGCGGACCGGTCGTTCAAGGAGCTCGAACAGGCCGATCTGCAGCTGGTCATCAAGGAATTGTTGGAGGTCCTGGCCAAGGCCGGCCTGGTGAAGGAGGTGGAGGTCGCCCCCCAGCGCGCGGGCCGCTACCGCAGGCCCACCACTCCGACCGCGGTGGGCTACCGGGTGGCCGCGCAGTCACTCGTGTGGCGGGCGGGAAAGGGTGAGACGGGCACCCACGACCCGCTGACGCGCACCTACCAGAGCGGTGACGGACCGCGTGTCAACACCTTCTTCCGCAAGCTCTACAAGGACGCGGCGGGTGCGCTGTCCGGCCTGTTCGCGCGCGAACACACCGCGCAGGTCGCGCCGGCCGAGCGGGAGAAGCGCGAAGAGGCCTTCCGCAAGGCGGAGTTGAAGCTCCTCTACTGCTCGCCGACGATGGAGCTGGGCGTCGACATCTCCTCGCTGAACGCGGTGATGATGCGCAATGTGCCGCCGACACCCGCGAACTACGCGCAGCGCTCGGGCCGTGCGGGCCGCAGCGGCCAGCCCGCACTGGTCACCACGTACTGCGCAACGGGCAACAGCCACGACCAGTACTACTTCCGCCGCTCGGAGCGCATGGTGGCGGGTTCCGTCGCCCCGCCGCGTCTGGACCTCGCGAACGAGGATCTGGTTCTCTCCCACCTCCAGGGCATCTGGATCGCGGAGGCAGGCCTGAAGCTGGGCCGTTCCATCCCCGAGGTACTGGACGTGTCGTACCCGGACACGGGTGAACGTCCGAACCCCGCTCTTGAGCTGCTGTCCGAGATCCAGGCGGCCTCGCACGACAAGAACGCCCAGCGTCGCACCATCGATTCCGCGCTGCGCGTCCTCGGCCCGCTTTTGCCCGACTTCGTCGAGACGACGTGGTGGCACGACGACTGGATCCAGGACAAGGTACGGACCGTGCCCGAGCGGTTCGACGACGCCTTCGGCCGTTGGCGACAGCTGTTCCGGGCCGCGCTCGACGACCAGTACATCCAGAACAGGCGCCGCCTGGACTACAGCCTCACCGAGGGTGATCGTATCCGGGCCAACTCCCGCCGCCGCGAGGCCGAGACCCAGCTGAACCTGCTGATGAACGAGAGCGTCGACAGCAAGTCCGTCCTCTCCGACTTCAACCCGTACCGCTACCTGGCGTCCGAGGGCTTCCTGCCCGGCTACAGCTTCCCCCGGCTCCCGCTCGCCGCGTACATCCCGACGGTCGGCCGCCGCCGGGGTGACGGCGACTACCTCCAGCGCCCGCGTTTCCTCGCGATCCGCGAGTTCGGCCCCGGCGCGCTGATCTATCACGAGGGCGCCCGTTACCAGGTGACGCGGATCCAGCTGCCGCCGGACTCGTCCGGCGACCTGGCGACCAGCGAGGCCCGCCGCTGCGCGCAGTGCGGCTACCACCACGACCCCGAGGAGCGTCAGGACCGCTGCGAGATGTGCAACGAGCCGCTGGGCTCGGCAACGTACGGCCTGCTGCACCTGCACACCGTGTACACGACGCGTCGCGAGCGGATCTCCTCCGACGAGGAGGAGCGGCGCCGAGCCGGCTTCAAGCTGGAGACTTCGTACCGCTTCCACGACCACGGCATCCGCAAAGGCCGTCTGAACGCGACCATCGCCGATACCTCGGGCGGACAGCTCGCCACGATCGCGTACGGCGACTCGGCGACCGTCCGGATCACCAACACCGGCCGCGTACGCGCCAAGAACGACGAACCGGCCGGCTACTGGCTGGACCTGGCGGACGGCCGCTGGATGAACGACAAGGACGCCTCCGACGCGTCCGGCGACTCCAGCGAACTGCCGGTCATCGACGCGGACGGCAACGAACGACGCCGCAAGAAGCGGGTCATCCCGTACGTGGAGGACCGCCGCAACATCCTCGTGGTCACCCTCGACGAGCCGCTGCAGGAGCCGGTCGCGCTGTCCTTGATGTACGCGCTGGAGCGGGGCATCGAGGCCGCGTTCGAGCTGGAGGACGTCGAACTGTCCAGCGAGCTGCTACCGCCGGACGACGGCCCGCGGGGACGCATCCTGTTCACGGAGGCCGCCGAGGGAGGCGCCGGTGTGCTGCGACGCCTCCAGGCGGAGGAGGACGCACTGGCCAAGGCGGCCCGATACGCACTGTCCATCTGCCACTTCGGCCCGGACGGCAAGGACAAGGGCGATGAGGAGCACCGCCCTGGCCGGGCCTGCGCGCTCGGCTGCTACGAGTGCCTCCTGACGTACGGCAATCAGCTCAACCACGCGCTGATCAACCGACACTCCGTGAAGGATCTGCTGGTGCGGCTCGCCTCGGCGAAGGCCCGGCGGGAGTCCCGCGGGGAGTCGCGTTCGGAGCAGTACCGGCGACTGCTCGACCAGTCCCCCGCCGAGTCGACCCCCGTCGAGGCCTCGGCCGCCGAACTGGCCGCTCAGGGCGACTTCCTGGGCTGGGCGAAGGCGCGCGGACTGCGGCTGCCGGACGAGCCGGGCGCGTTCCTCACCGAGGCGAACGCGACGCCCGACTACGTCTACCGGCTGCCCGGCGTGAACGTCGCCGTCTTCGTGGACTCGCAGACAAAGGAGCAGGACGCCTTCCGCGACGAGGACGCCGAGGAACGCCTGTTCAACGCCCGCTGGGACGTCGTCCGCTTCCCGGAGGGCGCCGACTGGGAAGCCATCGCCACCGCCAACGTCCACTACTTCGGCTCCCCGGCCGCCGGCTGA
- a CDS encoding sigma-70 family RNA polymerase sigma factor: protein MRPQSVDGAGAPGMKAALAELLIRLRRAAVDGAVPEHVFAESARVLALGDSERDRLRDELARLGLPVQGKRVHTDPDGGAVEKVARTREENVFPRVEVVRALLSRYADAEGYLTLRVVDGLVRLAGLNAREAAALRNGVRVRESTAEPDGVAVGAVEDPSPGETESPDPAGSETRPESEAGDFAAAVAVALTVLEGDRFHLRPENRLLNAEAEVGLGVLVRGGASGVAREPEKEELSGLPSDDIRIRARNCLVLHNQRLVHSLLRGYLEQGLEYDDLFQHGVLGLMTAARKFDPAKGFKFSTYATWWVRQSITRAIADEGAVIRIPVHMHEHIRKVAKAEQSLFAQGRPASVADVAVLCDVSLAKVEEARRLSRRTDSLDRVIGDGVTLGDFVGQLRPLPSVEHVVLDALLVGQAMDVVSTFGGRDHRILVRRLGLDGDDPSTLDEVGREFGVTRERIRQLEVKLRPALRERLRTAGLLVMEEALHEGETEKRERQTEGTEGVEGRARAARRAARKARAQAAITVPRGQSGQRTDSASDSASEAETWDAPVPAVRVEDSSSLTPDPESAAQVVDAVPQSAFAIGAERLVEGPSGTDVSSKRSVSAVETDEVPQPTAVGRHTSDWDEARRMAVAPAEGVAWLAEYALVSVGYLQLTVLLGQSAADCVTRVSQQPEAIDRSMVAALEVLRRVFDVVGESGQRPEDFFERPSEALVGITPRAYLAKKPLVHSESRLAARDALREFAATAKRPPDQAEAADRAEEAAQVKEVTHAETTGHAAEMDHAVKTTDHAKTAGHKELPVEVRLAEARQAHETYVERLRQEHRQQLAEERQAAEARLAAARADTEQELDAQEEALLRRADRSLLRREQHVRAESEERVARLKEEHREAHRAALRRAEHAEEAAQHADGFDFGSVAMLVQRQRADDAHQRLRRYREDSELRLAALEAQLRQAESLLAERDLALQTAHQRAEAAEQCTAQTERDAWARITELQEQLAEQWGAATSTPLRDHQPRS from the coding sequence ATGAGACCTCAATCCGTCGATGGGGCGGGCGCGCCCGGAATGAAGGCCGCTCTGGCCGAGTTGCTGATCCGGCTCCGGCGGGCGGCGGTGGACGGGGCGGTTCCGGAACATGTCTTCGCGGAGAGTGCGCGCGTGCTGGCGCTCGGCGACAGCGAGCGGGATCGGCTGCGGGACGAGCTGGCCCGATTGGGGCTGCCCGTACAGGGGAAGCGCGTGCACACAGACCCCGACGGCGGGGCTGTGGAAAAGGTTGCACGAACTCGTGAAGAAAATGTGTTCCCTCGCGTCGAGGTGGTACGGGCGCTGCTGTCGCGTTACGCCGATGCCGAGGGGTACCTGACGCTGCGGGTCGTGGACGGCCTGGTCCGGCTGGCCGGGCTGAACGCCCGGGAAGCCGCGGCGTTGCGGAACGGGGTCCGGGTTCGAGAGTCCACAGCAGAGCCCGACGGCGTGGCTGTCGGAGCGGTGGAAGACCCGTCGCCCGGGGAGACCGAGTCGCCGGATCCGGCAGGCTCGGAGACCCGGCCGGAATCGGAAGCGGGAGACTTTGCCGCCGCTGTGGCGGTGGCACTGACCGTACTGGAGGGGGACCGCTTCCATCTCCGCCCTGAGAACCGTCTCCTGAACGCCGAGGCGGAAGTGGGCCTCGGCGTGCTGGTGCGAGGCGGCGCGAGTGGGGTCGCGCGTGAGCCGGAGAAAGAAGAGCTGAGCGGACTGCCGTCCGACGACATCAGAATCCGCGCGCGGAACTGCCTGGTCCTGCACAATCAGCGGCTCGTCCACTCGCTGCTGCGGGGCTACCTGGAACAAGGGCTGGAGTACGACGACCTGTTCCAGCACGGTGTGCTCGGCCTCATGACCGCCGCGCGGAAGTTCGATCCGGCCAAGGGCTTCAAGTTCTCGACGTATGCGACCTGGTGGGTCCGACAGTCCATCACCCGGGCCATCGCGGACGAGGGTGCCGTCATCCGGATTCCGGTCCATATGCACGAGCACATCCGCAAGGTGGCGAAGGCGGAACAGAGTTTGTTCGCGCAAGGCAGGCCGGCGAGCGTTGCCGACGTGGCGGTGCTCTGTGACGTCAGTTTGGCGAAAGTGGAGGAGGCCCGACGGCTGAGCCGGCGCACCGACTCTCTCGACCGGGTCATTGGTGACGGCGTAACGCTTGGTGACTTCGTGGGCCAACTGCGGCCGTTGCCGTCCGTGGAACACGTGGTCCTGGACGCCCTGCTCGTGGGGCAAGCCATGGATGTCGTAAGTACGTTCGGCGGACGAGATCACCGGATTCTCGTACGGCGCCTTGGGCTGGACGGGGACGATCCCTCGACCCTGGATGAGGTGGGGCGCGAGTTCGGGGTGACCCGGGAGCGCATTCGGCAGCTTGAGGTCAAGCTGCGTCCCGCGCTGAGGGAGAGGCTGCGGACGGCCGGTCTTCTCGTCATGGAAGAGGCGCTGCACGAAGGGGAGACCGAAAAACGCGAAAGGCAGACCGAAGGAACGGAAGGGGTCGAGGGTCGGGCAAGAGCCGCCCGGCGTGCGGCGAGGAAGGCGAGAGCGCAGGCCGCGATCACTGTGCCGCGAGGGCAGTCGGGGCAGCGCACCGATTCGGCATCGGATTCGGCATCCGAGGCGGAAACGTGGGACGCGCCGGTTCCTGCCGTCCGGGTTGAGGACTCCTCCTCGCTCACACCTGATCCAGAGAGCGCTGCACAGGTCGTCGACGCGGTCCCGCAATCCGCGTTCGCGATCGGTGCGGAACGCCTTGTGGAGGGCCCGTCGGGAACTGATGTCTCGTCCAAGAGATCCGTGTCGGCGGTCGAGACGGATGAGGTGCCGCAGCCGACCGCCGTGGGCCGGCACACATCAGACTGGGACGAGGCCCGGCGCATGGCTGTGGCGCCGGCCGAGGGAGTGGCCTGGCTCGCCGAGTACGCGCTGGTCTCGGTCGGGTATCTGCAGCTGACGGTGCTGCTCGGACAGTCCGCCGCAGACTGCGTGACGCGTGTGAGCCAGCAACCCGAGGCGATCGACCGCTCCATGGTTGCGGCTTTGGAGGTGTTGCGGCGCGTCTTCGACGTCGTGGGGGAGTCCGGGCAGCGGCCGGAGGACTTCTTCGAGCGGCCGTCCGAGGCTCTGGTCGGCATCACACCTCGTGCCTATCTGGCCAAGAAACCGCTGGTGCACAGCGAATCGCGTCTCGCCGCGCGCGACGCGCTACGGGAGTTCGCCGCGACCGCGAAACGACCGCCGGACCAGGCCGAGGCGGCGGACCGGGCCGAGGAAGCGGCCCAGGTCAAGGAAGTGACTCACGCCGAGACAACAGGACACGCCGCCGAAATGGACCACGCCGTGAAGACGACCGACCACGCCAAGACCGCGGGCCACAAAGAGCTTCCAGTCGAAGTGCGCTTGGCCGAAGCCAGGCAAGCGCACGAGACATACGTGGAACGGCTGCGCCAGGAACACCGGCAACAACTCGCCGAAGAGCGGCAGGCCGCCGAAGCGCGTCTCGCCGCCGCCCGCGCGGACACCGAACAGGAACTCGACGCCCAGGAAGAGGCGCTGCTGCGCCGCGCGGACAGATCACTTCTCCGACGCGAGCAACACGTGCGCGCCGAGAGCGAGGAACGCGTTGCGCGGCTGAAGGAGGAGCACCGCGAGGCGCACCGGGCCGCACTCCGCCGGGCCGAGCACGCGGAGGAAGCGGCACAGCACGCGGACGGGTTTGACTTCGGCAGCGTTGCGATGTTGGTCCAGCGGCAGCGGGCAGACGACGCGCACCAGCGACTGCGGCGCTACCGGGAAGACTCGGAACTACGCCTCGCCGCTCTCGAAGCCCAGCTGCGCCAAGCCGAGTCCCTGCTTGCCGAGCGGGACCTTGCCCTTCAGACAGCCCACCAACGGGCGGAGGCGGCCGAGCAGTGCACAGCCCAGACCGAACGGGATGCCTGGGCCCGTATCACGGAACTGCAGGAGCAGCTCGCCGAGCAGTGGGGAGCCGCCACCAGCACACCGCTCCGGGACCACCAGCCCCGGTCCTGA